A section of the Bryobacteraceae bacterium genome encodes:
- the dapA gene encoding dihydrodipicolinate synthase family protein — protein sequence MSRNPALGGVIAAVLLPRDEEGRPRWDDFGHLVDFLSRHGIDGVCVNGATGEYARASVEERRTAVAVARRAAPARCPVIAGAGSASTDLTVRLAAEAEAAGAEAHLIPPPHFFYYAVEDIEAFYQAAAAAVGRPILIYRLPAFVSDVHPDTAEKLIRACPQIVGVKDSSGRLDLLEQLTADPSLNSHRFVGNDNVLVDAIRRGLCDGVISGVACVVPELITAIWDAGQRGDSEALDELGRLLAEAVAWIDSLPAPIGLEVLAGVRGLCRCLPAVPLSPRRQQQAEALRRWFEPWWENFAGKYSSTARPSA from the coding sequence ATGTCCCGGAATCCTGCCCTCGGTGGCGTGATCGCTGCTGTGCTTTTGCCGCGCGATGAGGAGGGACGCCCCCGATGGGACGATTTCGGGCATCTGGTGGACTTCCTGTCGCGGCACGGCATCGACGGCGTGTGCGTTAACGGCGCTACGGGCGAATATGCCCGGGCGTCGGTGGAGGAGAGACGCACTGCCGTCGCCGTGGCCCGGCGCGCCGCCCCTGCGCGCTGTCCTGTCATTGCCGGGGCAGGCTCAGCCAGTACGGATCTCACCGTTCGGCTTGCCGCGGAGGCGGAAGCAGCCGGCGCCGAAGCGCACCTGATTCCGCCCCCGCATTTCTTCTATTACGCCGTCGAAGACATCGAGGCATTCTACCAGGCCGCGGCCGCTGCGGTCGGGCGGCCCATTCTCATCTATCGCCTGCCGGCCTTTGTTTCGGACGTCCATCCCGACACGGCGGAAAAGCTCATCCGTGCCTGCCCCCAAATTGTGGGCGTTAAGGACAGCAGTGGGCGGCTGGATCTGCTGGAACAGTTGACGGCGGATCCTTCGCTGAATTCGCACCGCTTCGTCGGCAATGACAACGTTCTCGTGGACGCCATCCGCCGAGGGCTCTGTGATGGCGTCATCTCCGGCGTCGCCTGCGTCGTGCCGGAACTCATCACCGCCATCTGGGACGCGGGGCAGCGCGGCGACAGCGAGGCCCTGGATGAGCTCGGGCGGCTGCTGGCCGAAGCGGTCGCCTGGATCGACTCCCTGCCTGCCCCCATCGGCCTCGAGGTGCTGGCGGGCGTCCGCGGCCTCTGCCGCTGCCTGCCGGCCGTTCCTCTCTCACCACGCCGTCAGCAGCAGGCCGAAGCGCTGCGCCGCTGGTTTGAGCCGTGGTGGGAAAACTTCGCCGGAAAGTACTCCTCCACCGCCCGTCCGTCGGCCTGA
- a CDS encoding IclR family transcriptional regulator gives MLSQSNKKAKRRSAKAAQRAIGTPASRSLAKGLMIVEALASREESMPLKDIAALIGLGKASTLRLLRTLEGLGYIRRDEHDSYYCERVWPTMKQQMRLTALRQCAQPVLAQLNAELGETVALAFLFDDVIRVVDVIESTHHIRMSNYKGGILQPYASSLGKSITAFQTPEVAQRLLYTYGIFALTPNTLTDFRAIQDDLAAVRERGYAWDREETVLGGICCGAPIVMPGGEVFAAVSMSMPKARFSKQIEEVLPQMMKDHAAEIAAALSKVLP, from the coding sequence ATGCTGAGCCAGTCAAATAAAAAAGCGAAACGGCGTTCTGCGAAAGCGGCGCAGCGGGCCATCGGCACGCCAGCGTCGCGGTCGCTGGCCAAGGGACTGATGATTGTCGAGGCGCTGGCCTCGCGCGAAGAGTCGATGCCGCTGAAGGACATCGCGGCGCTGATCGGGCTGGGCAAGGCGAGCACGCTGCGTCTGCTGCGCACGCTGGAAGGGCTCGGCTACATTCGGCGCGACGAGCATGACAGTTATTACTGCGAGCGCGTCTGGCCGACCATGAAGCAGCAGATGAGGCTCACCGCGCTGCGGCAGTGCGCGCAGCCGGTGCTGGCGCAGCTCAATGCGGAACTTGGCGAGACGGTGGCGCTGGCATTTCTGTTCGACGATGTAATCCGCGTGGTGGACGTGATCGAGAGCACGCACCACATCCGGATGTCGAATTACAAGGGGGGCATTCTCCAGCCGTATGCCTCTTCGCTCGGCAAGTCGATCACCGCGTTTCAGACGCCCGAGGTGGCCCAGCGGCTGTTGTACACCTACGGGATTTTCGCGCTGACGCCGAACACGCTCACCGATTTCCGCGCCATCCAGGACGATCTGGCGGCGGTGCGGGAGCGCGGCTATGCGTGGGACCGGGAAGAGACGGTGCTTGGTGGCATCTGCTGCGGCGCGCCGATCGTGATGCCCGGCGGCGAGGTGTTCGCCGCCGTCAGCATGTCCATGCCGAAGGCGCGGTTCAGCAAGCAGATCGAGGAGGTGCTGCCGCAGATGATGAAGGACCACGCCGCCGAAATCGCCGCGGCGCTCAGCAAGGTGCTGCCATGA
- the cfa gene encoding SAM-dependent methyltransferase, with protein sequence MALREWLAAGGCRAARRILEAAGDPPVSLVLPNGVSARPQSGDARFTLHIRRWSALWALLLEPEIGFGDGYARGEIDVDGPLEEFCAEVHRRREALPAGGWLSRAASRYLDWTQRRTLRAARRHIHHHYDRGNDFYQLWLDREMVYTCAFFPHDSATLEEAQVAKMERVARKLALEAGERVVEAGCGWGSFALYIARVHGCRVRAFNISEEQIAWARRRASELGLEGQVEFVLDDYRNITGVYDAFVSIGMLEHVGKDHYNDLRDVIRRSIGDSGRGLLHFIGRTRPAPLSPWIRRRIFPGAYAPALSEALPLLETGNYRVMDIENLRPHYARTLQCWRERYEAAYPQVCSMFGEEFARAWRLYLAGSEAAFRTGSLELYQVLFAGARCTKRLWTRERAWQEESRAAA encoded by the coding sequence ATGGCATTGCGCGAGTGGCTTGCCGCGGGCGGCTGCCGCGCGGCACGCCGGATTCTGGAGGCTGCGGGGGATCCGCCTGTAAGCCTTGTCCTGCCCAACGGGGTCTCGGCCCGGCCCCAGAGCGGCGACGCCCGTTTCACCCTGCACATCCGCCGCTGGAGCGCCCTGTGGGCGCTGCTGCTCGAGCCGGAGATCGGCTTCGGCGACGGCTACGCCCGCGGCGAGATCGACGTCGACGGTCCGCTCGAAGAATTCTGCGCGGAAGTCCACCGCCGCCGCGAAGCGCTGCCCGCCGGCGGCTGGCTGTCGCGGGCCGCGTCCCGTTACCTCGACTGGACCCAGCGCCGCACGCTGCGGGCCGCCCGCCGGCACATCCATCACCACTACGACCGCGGCAACGATTTTTATCAGCTCTGGCTGGACCGCGAAATGGTCTATACCTGCGCCTTCTTCCCCCATGACAGCGCGACGCTCGAGGAGGCGCAGGTGGCGAAGATGGAACGCGTCGCCCGCAAGCTTGCACTCGAGGCGGGCGAGCGCGTCGTCGAGGCCGGCTGCGGGTGGGGCTCGTTTGCGCTCTACATCGCTCGCGTCCACGGCTGCCGCGTCCGCGCCTTCAACATCAGCGAAGAGCAGATCGCCTGGGCGCGCCGCCGCGCCAGCGAGCTCGGCCTGGAAGGACAGGTGGAATTCGTGCTTGACGACTACCGCAACATCACCGGCGTCTACGATGCCTTCGTCTCCATCGGCATGCTCGAGCACGTCGGCAAGGACCATTACAACGACCTGCGCGACGTGATCCGCCGCTCCATCGGCGACAGCGGCCGTGGCCTGCTTCACTTCATCGGCCGGACGCGGCCCGCGCCGCTGAGCCCGTGGATCCGCCGCCGCATTTTCCCGGGCGCCTACGCCCCCGCGCTGAGCGAGGCGTTGCCGCTGCTGGAAACGGGCAATTACCGCGTGATGGACATCGAGAACCTGCGGCCGCATTACGCGCGCACGCTCCAGTGCTGGCGCGAGCGTTATGAGGCCGCCTACCCGCAGGTGTGCTCGATGTTCGGCGAGGAGTTCGCCCGCGCCTGGCGGCTCTACCTGGCCGGGTCCGAGGCGGCCTTCCGCACCGGCTCGCTCGAACTCTACCAGGTGTTGTTCGCCGGCGCGCGCTGCACGAAGAGGCTGTGGACCCGCGAGAGGGCGTGGCAGGAGGAGAGCCGCGCCGCGGCCTGA
- a CDS encoding geranylgeranyl reductase: MPACDVIIVGGGPAGSTCAATLVRAGMDVVVLDRALFPRDKPCAGWITPEVIARLGLNPDEYSRHGVIESIELFRVSLLSGSPVEVEYPRPVSHAIRRCEFDTFLLNRAGARVRSGTPVESIERFGSRWIVNGEWEAPVLIGAGGHFCPVARMLGARPAQEAAVVAQEAEFEMSEAEAARCPLPPGAVDLAFAPDLAGYGWCVRKGRWLNVGFGTLRQERLKPALQQYLRVLRSTGVLPDGREPKMCGHAYLLRAAAGRPLYAEGVLLAGDSAGLAHDASGEGILPAIISGRLAAETVLEAGLRPEKLDGPAYARALERELGPRGGGWRGPSWIERIAARLAFRSPAFVRREIIEKRFLRRENSE, translated from the coding sequence ATGCCGGCCTGCGACGTCATCATCGTGGGCGGCGGACCGGCGGGCTCCACCTGCGCTGCCACGCTTGTGCGGGCCGGCATGGACGTGGTCGTGCTGGACCGGGCGCTGTTTCCGCGCGACAAGCCCTGCGCCGGCTGGATCACGCCGGAAGTGATCGCCAGGCTCGGCCTGAACCCCGATGAATACTCCCGCCACGGCGTCATCGAGTCCATCGAGCTCTTCCGCGTCTCGCTGCTCAGCGGCTCGCCCGTGGAGGTCGAATATCCGCGCCCTGTCAGCCATGCCATCCGCCGGTGCGAGTTCGACACGTTCCTGCTGAACCGCGCCGGCGCGCGGGTGCGCTCGGGCACGCCGGTGGAGTCCATTGAGCGTTTCGGCAGCCGCTGGATCGTCAACGGCGAGTGGGAGGCGCCCGTGCTGATCGGCGCCGGCGGTCACTTCTGCCCGGTCGCCAGAATGCTCGGCGCCAGGCCCGCCCAGGAGGCGGCCGTGGTCGCCCAGGAGGCCGAATTTGAAATGTCGGAGGCAGAGGCCGCGCGCTGCCCCCTGCCCCCCGGCGCGGTGGATCTGGCCTTCGCGCCCGACCTCGCCGGTTACGGCTGGTGCGTCCGCAAGGGTCGGTGGCTGAACGTTGGCTTCGGCACGCTCCGCCAGGAGCGTCTGAAGCCGGCGTTGCAGCAGTATCTGCGTGTTCTGCGCAGCACAGGGGTACTCCCCGACGGCCGCGAGCCGAAAATGTGCGGCCACGCCTATCTCCTTCGCGCTGCTGCCGGCCGCCCGCTCTATGCGGAAGGAGTGCTGCTGGCGGGCGACTCGGCCGGCCTGGCCCACGACGCAAGCGGCGAGGGCATCCTCCCTGCCATCATCTCCGGCCGACTCGCCGCCGAGACGGTGCTCGAGGCCGGCCTGCGGCCGGAAAAACTCGACGGGCCCGCCTACGCCCGCGCCCTCGAGCGCGAACTCGGCCCACGCGGCGGCGGCTGGCGCGGCCCCTCATGGATCGAGCGGATCGCCGCCCGCCTTGCCTTCCGCTCGCCTGCGTTCGTCCGGCGCGAAATCATCGAAAAGCGCTTTCTGCGCCGGGAAAATTCGGAATGA
- a CDS encoding isomerase translates to MKFQPFAGLMAAILAPMNETGIRAHPTSLVETGAIGAGTVVGAFTRIAAGARVGARCDIRDHVRVEAGAMIGDGVVLHDGCRIAGDVVVEDGAVVGPHAVTFSGALPGAAGHGPDQPTRICRGAVVGANATLMPGVTVGPRAVVGAGAVVTHNVPADAVVAGNPARITGYAGLRPLRAPLAPPPEEPGAVPTRVRGVVFHYLPLIEDLRGNLAVGEAQRHVPFEIRRFFVVFGVEDQKIRGEHAHRTLHQFLICVHGSCHFVADDGENREEYVLDRPNLGLYVPPMIWGVQYKYSPDGVLLVLASDYYNPEDYIRDYSEFLELVRASRR, encoded by the coding sequence ATGAAATTCCAGCCCTTCGCCGGCCTGATGGCGGCTATACTGGCACCAATGAATGAAACGGGGATTCGGGCTCATCCGACGAGCCTGGTGGAAACTGGCGCGATCGGCGCGGGAACGGTGGTGGGCGCATTCACGCGGATTGCAGCCGGGGCGCGCGTGGGCGCGCGCTGCGACATTCGCGACCATGTGCGCGTGGAGGCCGGGGCGATGATCGGCGACGGCGTCGTTCTCCACGACGGCTGCCGCATCGCTGGCGACGTGGTTGTGGAGGATGGCGCGGTGGTGGGGCCGCACGCGGTGACGTTTTCGGGCGCATTGCCCGGAGCTGCGGGACATGGGCCGGATCAGCCGACGCGCATCTGCCGCGGAGCGGTCGTCGGCGCCAACGCGACCCTGATGCCCGGGGTGACGGTAGGGCCGCGGGCGGTGGTGGGCGCCGGGGCGGTGGTGACGCACAACGTCCCGGCCGACGCGGTGGTGGCGGGCAATCCGGCGCGGATCACCGGATATGCGGGCCTCCGGCCGCTCCGGGCGCCGCTGGCGCCGCCGCCGGAAGAACCGGGCGCCGTGCCCACCCGCGTTCGCGGCGTGGTTTTTCATTACCTGCCGCTCATCGAGGACCTGCGCGGCAACCTGGCCGTCGGCGAGGCGCAGCGGCACGTGCCCTTTGAAATCCGGCGCTTTTTCGTCGTCTTCGGCGTGGAGGACCAGAAAATCCGCGGCGAGCACGCCCACCGGACGCTTCACCAGTTCCTGATCTGTGTCCACGGAAGTTGCCATTTTGTCGCTGACGACGGAGAAAACCGGGAGGAATATGTGCTGGACAGGCCCAATCTGGGTCTGTATGTCCCGCCGATGATCTGGGGTGTGCAATACAAATATTCTCCCGATGGCGTGCTTCTCGTGCTGGCCTCAGATTACTATAATCCCGAAGATTACATTCGCGATTATTCAGAATTTCTGGAACTCGTACGGGCCTCGCGGCGATGA